From one Leptospiraceae bacterium genomic stretch:
- a CDS encoding YiiD C-terminal domain-containing protein: MKKISLQQKKRWLPPIFKTTYFRLLVNCYIPYLGAGIKVTKISNDFRRFDVRMKLRLYNRNFVYSHFGGSLYAMADPFYMFILMENLGEKYIVWDKAAKIDFVKPGTGTVLATFEVNEEELNSIKQEVNSKGKMNKIFHCEVKSESGEVIARVEKVLYIRKLK, from the coding sequence ATGAAAAAAATATCACTACAACAAAAGAAACGCTGGCTTCCTCCAATTTTTAAAACAACCTATTTTAGGTTGTTAGTAAACTGCTACATTCCTTACTTGGGAGCTGGAATCAAAGTAACAAAAATATCAAATGACTTTAGACGATTTGATGTTCGTATGAAGCTAAGACTGTATAACCGCAACTTTGTGTATTCCCATTTCGGGGGATCTCTTTATGCTATGGCAGATCCATTTTATATGTTTATATTGATGGAAAACCTAGGAGAGAAATACATTGTTTGGGACAAAGCGGCTAAGATTGATTTTGTGAAACCTGGCACTGGAACAGTATTGGCTACTTTCGAAGTAAACGAAGAAGAACTAAATAGCATTAAACAAGAAGTAAACTCTAAAGGCAAAATGAATAAAATATTTCACTGTGAAGTAAAATCGGAATCAGGCGAAGTCATTGCCCGTGTAGAAAAAGTATTGTATATTCGTAAATTGAAATAA